In a genomic window of Caloenas nicobarica isolate bCalNic1 chromosome 29, bCalNic1.hap1, whole genome shotgun sequence:
- the LOC135999663 gene encoding olfactory receptor 14J1-like yields MSYDRYIAICKPLHYGTLLGSRACVHMAAAAWATGFLYALLHTANTFSLPLCKGNAVGQFFCEIPQILKLSCSNSYLREAGLLVVSALLAFGCFVFIVVSYVQIFRAVLRIPSEQGRHKAFSTCLPHLAVVSLFISTAMFTYLKPPSISSPFVDLVLAVLYSVVPPAVNPLIYSMRNQELKDALWKLNDWISSEARHCLCLLHKSYSLTH; encoded by the coding sequence atgtcctatgatcgctacattgccatctgcaaacccctgcactacgggaccctcctgggcagcagagcttgtgtccacatggcagcagctgcctgggccactgggtttctctatgctctgctgcacacggccaatacgttttcactgccactgtgcaagggcaatgctgtgggtcagttcttctgtgaaatcccccagatcctcaagctctcctgctcaaactcctacctcagggaagctgggcttcttgtggttagtgcATTATTAGCATTTggctgttttgtgttcattgtggtgtcctatgtgcagattttcagggctgtgctgaggatcccctctgagcagggacggcacaaagccttttccacatgcctccctcacctggccgtggtctctcttttcatcagcactgccatgtttacatacctgaaacccccctccatctcttccccatttGTGGACCTGGTGCTGGccgttctgtactcagtggtgcctccagcagtgaaccccctcatctacagcatgaggaaccaggagctcaaggatgccctgtggaaactgaatgactggatttcttctgaagctaGACACTGTCTCTGTCTTCTACATAAGAGTTATAGTCTAACTCACTGA